The Theobroma cacao cultivar B97-61/B2 chromosome 1, Criollo_cocoa_genome_V2, whole genome shotgun sequence genome contains the following window.
atCATTCTGATGCCAAGGACGAGAATCATTACTCAGCATAAAAATAAAGTACTGGACTGTGTATAAAACTGAGCCAAGCCAAGCCAAACAATAGTCAGCCAGAGCATTGCTCAATATATAGTTCAAGTCAAGCTCATCTCTCAAAACTTCACTTTAGAATGAAAACAAGCTTTGAAGTTCAAGCTCAGCTTGACTTCACTCATAAAACAAGTCAATTGAAACTCAAACAAAAACTTGGTGGCCCAATTgtaaaattaacaaaagaaaagattagtaatatttataataatataattatcagATGGGATTATCTTGTGAGCCTCTGTGTTGTATGCTACACTTATTGAATTAAAAGCTAAATGCTGAATTTAAAtccaattcctttttttttttttttttgctaattgAGCAAGCCCAACCAAGATTCTTTACAAGCCAAAGGCAAACAGCAAACAGTTTATGAATTGCTTGACTTGTTTAATTGTTTTCATCATCCCTACTCTGTGTCTCCAAAGAGACATCCCAACCATTAGAACTTGAACTTTCAAATTGGAAGTCTAAGATTCAAATCTTGGAAAGGGGAGGGTTTATGGGATGGGAGAGAGCTACTGCCTTTTGTATAGCTCAAGTCGCATatacatgaaaaagaaaaagagaaaagcatCGCTACTCCATGCATAGAACCTAAGTGTGCCCCAAGTATTCCCAAATATCAACACATAAAGCACCCTAGATGTTTATAGTCAAGATGTGTCttatgagaaaatttaatttttgttacaATTTTTTATATCTCAGGGCAACCATATCACTTACAAAGGATCAAGCAGCTAGATAACATAAATGGTAACACAAAAGACaagtaaattattttctttcagAAGATCAAAAAAATTCCTCCTTTCTCTCAACTGCCCCCTCCCTACCCGATCCACCACCAATCCTccactttttctctctcctttctcCAACGTATAAAATCCTAAATTTGAGGCATTACTGTATAATGATAAATTTCCAAGCAAGAAAGGCAAACATGCAAAAACATAATTATTACCTTCCGGACGTCTGCACTCTGGTTTCCAAAGGCTTCAAAAAGAGCAGGCAAAAATGAGGGCAATTGAACCATTAGTTCCTCCTGTGATAGCCGCCCTACAAGCTGAACAGAAAAGCACAGAGCTTAGATACAGACAACACTTAACGCTAGTAGGCACAATTTATTTGTAGGAATAGTACAACTGACAAAGGAAAGCATACAAAAGCCCAATCCAAATAGACAGGAGAGCAATGACAATTCCAAGAATACAATAAAGTTTACACAAGCATGTAACATATCTGACAAATGCTGAATATTGATCCACTTGGTCTAATAAACAGGAAAACAATTATCATAATAATACAATTAACTTTTCACAAGATAATCCTCCTTTAATCTTAATCAATAGATGTCTCTCTTTACATTCACACCCTAGTTCAAGCAACACAGCTTAAGATAAACCATGGCACCTTTGGCTTACTCTCTTTTCCTATGCCACACTTGTCTTAAGACACCCATAACTCTTACAAATGTTTCGCAGATTCATTTAGACCCACTCTTCCTGCCCTCAATGTGCACTAGAATTAACAGTTTAGAGCAAGTATAATATGTGGTACACCATTCTTATGCACAGAGAGTATCATGCAACCACTTAAAACACACAAATCTGCATGCATGTGTCCTTGCATGCAGAATCTCAGCAGAAactagagaaaaaaataaaatttaacaattttaACTCCAACTACGATTCAGTATAAATACCTTTGTTAAACAGTTTATGCAAATAACCAGAGTCTTCTCATCTTCAGTGACTAATAAAGGTACAATAACCTACAACCACAGTCATTTTATAACATCAGTAGTTAGAATAACCTGACACCAGAGGAGTAGAAAGCCAAAGCACTCTTTCTCTTCATTTAACAACAGGAAAACAAGTcataagagagagagagagagagagaaccaCATACACTTAAACATCTGAATGGATCATATTGAGACAACACGGTGTTCAAGCAGTGCTCAGCTTCGCTTGAAACCTAAACATGGATCAAAAAAGTTGAGACGTGGAATACGGGCAACAATACTCTCAAAGGACAAGTCAAGGAAAGTAAATTACTTTGGGAACAATATCTTTTGTTACATGAAGCAGCTTCTCAATCACTATTTCAACAGAATCTTCCATAGCATCTTTCTGGACGCATGAAAAGCCAAAAAAGGGATGAACTAAGCACACTTGCATGTTagggggaaaaaaagaaaatccgGACAATGCTCAGAAATATGTAAATATGAGCAAACCTGGTTTTTAAGCATTTCAACTATCAATGATAAGGCAAGTTCTCGGATTGAGGAATCAGAATCATCTACAACTTCAAGTACAGCTGTCAAAATCTGATTGAAGTACTGCATAAATACAATTAATATTACAACTGGATGTACATCAGATATAGCATCGCAATATTTGACATAGGATACAGGACATATTCTTTCCTAACAGAATAGCACGGTTAAGAAACTTTCATGAGAAGGAATCAAATAAGgattaaagttataaaacttGAGGCAAGCAGAAGGGTTCAACCTGGTCATTTCATGTTCGGGTCTTTTCAGGTTCGGATCATTCCAGGGTCAGCAAGCTTCCTACCATcttcaattttataatataattggtaattaaattttgccttttgtaaaaaaatcattcaacTACAAATTCAATCATTTTACTATTAACTTCAGGTCATTGCAGGTTTGAATCAGATCAGTTTGGGTTCAGGTCATTTGCAGTTCAGATTGTGGCGGGTTCAAGTTTCTTCGGATTCGGGTCTTTGACTTGTTGGTCAACTCGGTTCTGATCAGgttccttttttcttccttttttttagcCGGTTTTCAGGTTCAGGTTCATTTTGCCACCTTTATATAAAACTAATATTGGAAACAAATTTTCTCTGTATCAAAGAAAAGTGAAACAAGGGAGAGCCTTAGTGGACAGCCACATTCAAGACAGCTACGAGATACATAACTGAGTGTTAGCAAAGAAAATAGTTAAGACCATCTAACAATCAGACCAGCAACCAGAACCAACTAGACTCAATAGAAACCAGAAAAATTAATGCCCACTGCAACAAAATAAAGCCAATTCCAGAAAATACTCTGTTTGAGTTGACACACCTTGTTCCAAATGGAGAAATCATTAGCCAGagaaatttcaattaattgCTGAAGTGCACTGCGCTTACTTGCAGTAGGGCTCTCATCATTCCCATTGCAGATCTAGAACCACAGGAGAAAGCATTTATCAAACATGTAGTTCTTGAAACACAATGAGCGCTATGAGAAGTCAACAACTTATTTTCTCCAAGTAAACTCAATTGATAGAACAATTACTATCATCagggaaaaaaataagaatactAAACTCACCAGGTGAAGAATTTGAGGAATGCTAGGCCCAGTGTCTGGCATAGAGCTAACCTTTACAGCTGCAGGTTTAAGATGATTAAGATCCAAGTCAGATGAAGTCTCATTATTATGTCCAAGCCCTTCAATGGCCCCCAAAGAGTCAGATCTACTCAGACCATTCATTTCCAAACGTGGAGTAGATAGACTTTCCAGGTTAACACCGCTTTCAAAGTTCTCCACCCGGCCAGTTCGAGATCCCAAGCTCTGACCCGAATTAACAATGTAGGACAATTCTTTGGTTTTCAAAGGAAGAGCATCTGCATTTGCACTGGACTCAAAGTTCTGATATAAGTTCTCCTGAGTTTCATCAGATGTTGCCTGGCCAATACTGCTTGCGATCAGGGTTGAATCCTGGGTGGAACCCCACTTCCTACCACCTTCACTATCAAGGGAACCAGCAGAATACCTTCCAAGTAAAAGACTCTTCTTGGACACACCAATATATCCTTCTTCAGATGATGTTCCAACAACATCAGATGGATCATAGGAAGACTTAGCACGCTGcctttctttcttgttctGCAAATAGTTTATTAGGTCCACCTCAATACGAGGAGTGTACTGTTTAAGTGCCCGTCTCAATGAATTTTGTTCTTCAACTGATAAACTAAGAATAAAATTCAGAACTGCAGTCGGATCAAAGTGTGAGTAGACAGATATAATGCAAGAAATAGCTGCATCCTTAAGCTTAGTATTTTTGTCATGGACCAATGGCATCAATTTAGCAAGCCATAACTTCAGGATGCCAATATTACCAGAACCTTCAGAACTCATAGCATGCTTGTTGAAGGAACTAATAGCAAACTCAATAACAGCCAACTTTGCCTTTGGTGATCGCTGTTCATCTAATGAACGCAGCAAAGCAGGTAAGAGAGAATCTATGCTATAAGTTTTGCTAACAATTTCCAAAGTCGTTGAGCAAGGTTGCCTAACCAACTCCTTTGGATCAATTAACCGTGAAAAAACATGGGGTAAGATTCTTTCCATGTAACTCTCAAAGGGCTTTCGACATGATGGAATAATATCTGCAAGAGTTGAAAGGGCAGCCTGTGCAACTTTATGGTGGGGATCATCCAAGTGCTGGAAAAACAGTTTCATTACCTTCTCAAAATTCTGAACCACTTCCTGAATACCTTTTGGTCCCTGCTGCAGCAAAGACCGGAGATAAGTAAAAGCAGCAACCCTAGCACACCAATCAGAACTAGGACTGAGCCCCTCACTGAGGGCATCACTGAGAGAAGCAGGACCTTCAACATAATTTGACATCTCTCCAAGTGACAGCTGGCTATCATCAAAACTCTTTCTCCTTCCTGCAGACATCCGCCCAGCTACATGTTTTCTCAAAAGTGGCCTCTGGAAGTTTGGAATATAATTGTTCTGTGAATCCTTAGTGTTTACATCTCTATAAGGTGTGTCCAAATATTGTCTGTCAACATGTGGATTTATAAACCGCCTAGCCTCCCTAATGTCACTGTTCTCTTCAACAGAACCTCGCTCTTGTCTTTCAGATGCCCTTTTGGCAGAGTATAATGGGAAAGCTGGCAAAGACTCAGTTGCCACACTACTTCTATATGATAACTTGCCTGAATCTTTGGAAGCTTGAATTTGAGTAATGATGTCAGACATAATCATACCACCATTGCGGTTACTACCTTTACCAACACTAGAGGTAGTTGATTCTACTCCTAAAGAGCTTGTGAGACTATTAGAAGCTGGAACAGTAGCAGGGAATGGTGGATCACGAGATGATGGAGGGTCAACTCCTGCACTAGTGGGcaataaaagagaaatttaGCCGCTCACAAATTGAATCAACTTTCAGATCATTTCAGGTAATTATCAGTGCATAATCAAGTGACCTCATGtacaaaaatttcaagtttaagtTAAGTTAAACATAGAAAATCCATTCAATACCTAGATCCAAACTTGATGACCTCTGTTTTTCAGATATGTCCAGTCCTCTAAGCATACTTTCAATGGCACTGACTTTCTGTTTGCTTGCATGCAACACACTCTCCAGAGTACGTTCAGCACCTTTCCCAAGGGGCTTTGACTGGGATAGAATCAAACCAGAAGAGAGAGAAGTCCCTGAGGATAAACTTGAAGTTCTGTCCATTGCAACTATAGCAGACGTTCCATATCCAGGAAGATTTGAAGGAGCAGAAGTTTGAGAGGAAAATGGCATCTGTATATTTCTGTCACGGAGAGAAGGAGAAGCATGCCGCCTATGCATCCCTCCATCTTCTTCGTTAATTATCTGTGCAAAAAGCAAGACTTGAAACCACAATCTAGAAAATGGAATCATTCCAAAATATCCATTGACTAGAAAAGCTATATATACCCTTTGAATGACAGGATCAAAGAATGAGAACAAGCGACGAGAACGATCTGGCCAAGTTTTGGTGAACATTCTGTAGCACATTCTAGCAGTTGATCGTACCTGTTAAGTTCCAAATTCCCTAGTCATCTTATCATTGATTTTAGCATGGCCTCAAACAGATAATaagcaaaaggaaaataaCATTAAGTTTTAGGAATTAGTGTTGCCATATAAGGTCATCTTTTCAGATTACCCTCTTTATGTAGATAATATGAGTTCATTCAAAAATGTTAAGTGAAGCATCAGCCACAAATCAATGATGTTTACACAGGAGAAGCCTATCAAAATGATCAACTCAGTCGTTTACATTAAGGGCTCAATGCACAACAATACACACCAAAcatcaagaacaaaaataattgACAACATAGCTACCTCACTCATTGCATCTGCAACGCAACACCTAATAAGGTCCTCATATAAATCAGCCGATCGCTGTATTTCTGGTGCATCTGGCCAATGTTCAAGTATCAACAACGCGTACTCGACACACCTGCAGAAAGGAGATAAAAAAGTGAGtagagaaatagaaaatagaaGACTTCATCACAACATAGCAGAAAAAACAGGAATACCTAGCACGGAGTACAGAACTACGGTCATTCTTCGCACAATCAGCTATGCGGGGAAGCACACGGGCAGCTTTGCAGTTACGCAACATCTGCAAATTAGAAAGTTAACATCAAAAgcagaaaaatcaaaagaaaaaggaaaatagggAAGGGGAGacaaaaataaaggaaaaaattacCGTTTTTATGCAGTTATCTGCGGACTCTGCAATTACAAGCACAGTAATCACAACCAACTTGAAAAGGACCTGATTATCATACCATGAAATTAACAAGTGCATATGAGAATATAAATGTCGTTACACTACACAAGAAAGTTCAACTTACTGGGATGAACATCTCGGCACATGCCTCAAAATCTCCCAAGAGCTCCTTTGATAAGAAGGATAATAAATGGCAAGCctgaaaaaaaggaaactaaCTCAGAAACAGCTACACTTACGCTGCCAGAAAAGCACTTAGGGAATAAGAAAGTAAACAAGTGTAAATCAACCACCACTATTATACAGCCTCTCTCAAAATTCTTTATGGTCACTGTATAAAATTCCATCCACAAGTGTTACAGACAAGAAGTTTAACACATTATGCACAAACTTGGAATCTCACTAGCTTGGCTAGGTCAGTGAGAAGAATATGAAAACGACCAGAGCAAGAAGACACAAGCTTCATAGTCTTTACCAACAAAAATTTACAGAACTGCGATGACGACGTTAGAAGCATGTAAGAATTCTAGCAACTAACAGGAAGCAACAAAAATTGCAGCCTTTATAGTCTTTACCAAAAACACTAAAAACCTGTAAGATCTCTACTCAAGTGAAGTTCTAAGCTTATATCATCCCCTCCCAGGTGAATTAGCCAAAAACACCCTTCTTGGAGGTTTAAAGAGAATCAACATGGGAAGGACAGGTATGATGATGGGTCCATGAAATTTTCCCTAACATGAAACTCCAGCATTTTTTACTATATAGATATGTTCTAATCAAATAACAACACTGGAAAACTCAAGaacaaaatgaacaaaaattcCAGCGATTGAGTAATTCTGACAATTAACTAAACAATTCAAAACAAAGTTCAGCAGTAAACTTAATATAAAAGGAAGtatttagaaaataatattcaaaaagTATTTACAGGAGAAAGAAAACCTTACTCTAGGTGCTAGAATAAGCACTAATAGTTCAGAACGGCATAgataaattataaacaaaagaaacaaatctCCTATAATATGAAAAGAAAGCACCACAAAACACAATAAATGGTACACACCTGCTTCACTATGCTTGACCTTCTATCCGATAATTGTGTACTTAGCGGGCCAACAAGCTGCTTCAGGAGTCCCCGGAAACATGGATAATCGGTAGCACCTGAGTATTTGTTCATTAGTCTTAATTGTTAAACCTCCCACTTCTCAAGCCATAAGCTATAGAGGAGAATATGCCataaaaaaatggatttttgaTAGATAATTGTGTAAATAACAGAACAACTTTGCAGA
Protein-coding sequences here:
- the LOC18612907 gene encoding CLIP-associated protein, which translates into the protein MEEALELARAKDTKERMAAVERLYQLLEGSRKSLTSSEVTSLVDCCLDLLKDNNFRVSQGALQALASAAVLSGDHLKLHFNALVPAVVERLGDAKQPVRDAARRLLLTLMEVSSPTIIVERAGSYAWTHKSWRVREEFARTVTSAISLFASTELPLQRAILPPILQMLNDSNPGVREAAILCIEEMYTQAGTQFRDELHRHQLPASMVRDINARLEKIEPQVRSSDGMLSGFGAGEIKPAILNPKKSSPRAKSSSSSRETSLFGGESDITEKPIDPIKVYSDKELIREFEKIASTLVPEKDWSIRIAAMQRVEGLVSGGATDYPCFRGLLKQLVGPLSTQLSDRRSSIVKQACHLLSFLSKELLGDFEACAEMFIPVLFKLVVITVLVIAESADNCIKTMLRNCKAARVLPRIADCAKNDRSSVLRARCVEYALLILEHWPDAPEIQRSADLYEDLIRCCVADAMSEVRSTARMCYRMFTKTWPDRSRRLFSFFDPVIQRIINEEDGGMHRRHASPSLRDRNIQMPFSSQTSAPSNLPGYGTSAIVAMDRTSSLSSGTSLSSGLILSQSKPLGKGAERTLESVLHASKQKVSAIESMLRGLDISEKQRSSSLDLGVDPPSSRDPPFPATVPASNSLTSSLGVESTTSSVGKGSNRNGGMIMSDIITQIQASKDSGKLSYRSSVATESLPAFPLYSAKRASERQERGSVEENSDIREARRFINPHVDRQYLDTPYRDVNTKDSQNNYIPNFQRPLLRKHVAGRMSAGRRKSFDDSQLSLGEMSNYVEGPASLSDALSEGLSPSSDWCARVAAFTYLRSLLQQGPKGIQEVVQNFEKVMKLFFQHLDDPHHKVAQAALSTLADIIPSCRKPFESYMERILPHVFSRLIDPKELVRQPCSTTLEIVSKTYSIDSLLPALLRSLDEQRSPKAKLAVIEFAISSFNKHAMSSEGSGNIGILKLWLAKLMPLVHDKNTKLKDAAISCIISVYSHFDPTAVLNFILSLSVEEQNSLRRALKQYTPRIEVDLINYLQNKKERQRAKSSYDPSDVVGTSSEEGYIGVSKKSLLLGRYSAGSLDSEGGRKWGSTQDSTLIASSIGQATSDETQENLYQNFESSANADALPLKTKELSYIVNSGQSLGSRTGRVENFESGVNLESLSTPRLEMNGLSRSDSLGAIEGLGHNNETSSDLDLNHLKPAAVKVSSMPDTGPSIPQILHLICNGNDESPTASKRSALQQLIEISLANDFSIWNKYFNQILTAVLEVVDDSDSSIRELALSLIVEMLKNQKDAMEDSVEIVIEKLLHVTKDIVPKVSSEAEHCLNTVLSQYDPFRCLSVIVPLLVTEDEKTLVICINCLTKLVGRLSQEELMVQLPSFLPALFEAFGNQSADVRKTVVFCLVDIYIMLGKAFLPHLEGLNSTQLRLVTIYANRISQARTGTPIDANHD